The DNA region GATTGAGATTCAGTAAGAATGATCTCAAACTTTTGGACTCTATATTTCATGAATGCAAAAAAACTcctaaaaaacatgatttgcAAACCGTTTGTTTGGTCTGTCTAGCCGTTAGCAGCCGAATTTGAGTAAGAAATCTCAGCATGCAGCTGCCCGGTGGTGGCTTCTGCTTTCTGACTTCAAAACCGGATCATCGCTCTTGTCTGTATCCGAGCTTTCCCTCGGACCACCACCAGCTTCAGCCACCGTAACTTTCTCTTTATTTCTCCTGCGCCTTCTATCCtgtaaaaacaaacaaacaattgaatttaGTAAAGAAGACAAGAAAATAGAatgcaataataataatgaaacaaACCTCTCTTGGTAAGGGATATTCCTCGGATTCAAGCATGCGAACAACTTGTCCCATGTTTGGTCTCTTGTCAGCATCTAGATCTACACATCTCAATGAAGTTAAGAGAGCCCGTTTCAGGGCGTTTGTCGATGGCTTCTTTTCAATCATTGGATCAACCACTTCTTCTGTTCTTCTACTGCCTATCATTGTTTTCAGCCACTCCACCATATTTACCTACACCAACAAGAACACTATCTTCTTAGGTTGGTCCGCTTGAATCTGAACACGGGTCTGATTCTGATTTCCCGGTTTTGAAATATGTAATGTTCTTAAGGTCTAAACCAACCAGAAATATACTAcataaaaactataatatttgGATGGGCAGTTCTTAAGGGTCAGACATCctatttcaatattttgatgTGTTACAAaccacatttaaaaaaaaactcatatcaTGACTTGTACTTATTTGTTAACcgtggattatttgaaatagttttatcatttgaaaatgaaaaaagaaaaaacttatattattaataccTCATATTCTGGACGGCTATAGTCCACGGGATCTCTCCCTGTTATAGCTTCGAGTAGAACGACTCCAAAACTGTAAACATCGCTCTTCTCATTCAAAAGCCCGCTGTTAGCATATTCTGGAGCTACGTACCTATAATTTCAAAGAGACTATATATGAAagatcaaaaaataaaaattcgcaGTTAATATGAAATGAATACTAATTACCCAAATGTACCCATTACTCGGGTTGCAATGTGACTCTTTCCAGCACCAAGCAATTTGGCAAGACCGAAATCAGAAATCTTAGCATTGAAATCATCATCTACCAATATGTTGCTCGACTTTATGTCACGATGAACAACCTTAGGCTCAATTGCTTCATGCAAATACGCAAGTCTATATAAAACATAGATAATAGATCAAGTTTAATCGAGAAAGAAAccaataattgttttaaagccACTGGAGGGATATATACTCACGCCTTAGCAGTACCAAGAAGGATCTTCATACGATTCTCCCATGTTAAATACCCACGCTGCTGGACTATAGCACCATGAAGCAATTGCTCTAAATTCCCGTTGTTTACATACTCGTATACTAGCATCCTAGTTTGATATTACTTATTAGATAAAACTCAAATTCAAGTACTGAACATTTGTTACTAGATTACTGAGTTAAGTCATTACATTTTACAGAATTAAGCCAATTTTTTCTAGATAATTTTCAGAAGAACTCAAAAGCTAGAAGTAATTTGTGGCTATATACCTGTGAGTTCCTTCGATACAATAACCTAGAAGTCGAACTAAGTTCTTGTGCCTGACATGACCAATAGCTTCAACTTCCACTTTGAACTCTTTCTCAGCTTGTCCCCTGCATATAAAAATCAtgtaaaaaagttttaaaaaaaggCAATCTGTTTAAAATGGAATGTTAAAAATCAGTTTGGTTCTTCATGATTACAGATTGTTGAGGAGTTTCTTGACAGCCACAGGAGTTCCATTTATCAGATAACCGCGATAAACAACTCCATAACCTCCTTCACCAATGACATTTTCCTTTGAAAATCTGTTTGTTGCAGTTTCGAGATCTCTTAAAGTAAACCAATGACCCCATCCGGTTCTAGAGAATTCGGGTAGGCCAGATAATGGGGAAGGGGTGGTTATAGTaggatttgaagattttttgtagAGTTCAATGGCTTCATCTCCATCTTTTTCCAAAGTATTGGAAGAACCCGATTGGCTGCTGTTATCTACATCTCctgtcttcttcttattcttcttcatcttcttccccTGGCTTGATTGCTTGTCAGAATCATTGTCATGACTTTCTTGATCAATTCTTATCTCTTTTGACACTGCTGGGATTAGAGTGATGGGAAGTCTAGGTTCATTTGATGAAAATTTGGTCTTTTTTCTGAAAGCAAAGCAAATTGATATAGCCAAGAGAATGATTATAGTTAACAACCCTACGAGTATTCCAATCAAAACCCACACTTTGAGATTGAAAATCTCTGTTCTCTTTGATAATTCAGTTCTCAGATCTAAACCCATGTTTGTTTCCTTCCTGCAGAAGAAGAAAGTTCACACTTACAATGGGATTCCAAGAACAGTAAATGAAAATGTCATCTCTTTTTCTCAACTGTCTGAAACATGG from Impatiens glandulifera chromosome 5, dImpGla2.1, whole genome shotgun sequence includes:
- the LOC124940382 gene encoding probable receptor-like protein kinase At5g18500 — protein: MGLDLRTELSKRTEIFNLKVWVLIGILVGLLTIIILLAISICFAFRKKTKFSSNEPRLPITLIPAVSKEIRIDQESHDNDSDKQSSQGKKMKKNKKKTGDVDNSSQSGSSNTLEKDGDEAIELYKKSSNPTITTPSPLSGLPEFSRTGWGHWFTLRDLETATNRFSKENVIGEGGYGVVYRGYLINGTPVAVKKLLNNLGQAEKEFKVEVEAIGHVRHKNLVRLLGYCIEGTHRMLVYEYVNNGNLEQLLHGAIVQQRGYLTWENRMKILLGTAKALAYLHEAIEPKVVHRDIKSSNILVDDDFNAKISDFGLAKLLGAGKSHIATRVMGTFGYVAPEYANSGLLNEKSDVYSFGVVLLEAITGRDPVDYSRPEYEVNMVEWLKTMIGSRRTEEVVDPMIEKKPSTNALKRALLTSLRCVDLDADKRPNMGQVVRMLESEEYPLPREDRRRRRNKEKVTVAEAGGGPRESSDTDKSDDPVLKSESRSHHRAAAC